In Blautia wexlerae DSM 19850, a single window of DNA contains:
- the tnpA gene encoding IS200/IS605 family transposase — MQYHLVWCTKYRTKVLKNGIDTECKEMLQNLAEEYKFQILAMEVMPDHIHLLVDCKPQFYISDMIKIMKGNHARQMFLAYPELKKELWGGHLWNPSYCAITVSDRSRD; from the coding sequence TTGCAGTATCATCTTGTCTGGTGTACAAAATACAGAACAAAGGTTTTAAAAAACGGAATCGATACAGAATGCAAAGAAATGTTACAGAATCTTGCAGAAGAATATAAATTTCAGATCCTGGCAATGGAGGTGATGCCGGATCATATCCATCTGCTTGTGGACTGTAAACCTCAGTTTTATATTTCAGATATGATCAAGATCATGAAAGGAAATCATGCACGCCAGATGTTTCTTGCGTATCCGGAGTTAAAAAAGGAACTGTGGGGTGGGCATCTGTGGAATCCGTCTTACTGTGCCATAACGGTCAGTGACAGGAGCAGAGACTAG